The proteins below are encoded in one region of Paraburkholderia aromaticivorans:
- a CDS encoding DoxX family protein, whose product MSQVSARTKGRLELRIRHALALIQSLGWLLAPPMLRIALALPFFRSGLTRWDGFLSISPATLFLFENQFKVHVFGGAYNFPAPDIVAFIVAVAEITLPVFLVLGLATRFAALALLLMTAVIQLVFPDGWANFHLYWASLAVAIMALGAGPLSLDRLISHRLVFRSADSRTKSV is encoded by the coding sequence ATGAGTCAGGTTAGCGCGCGCACGAAAGGCCGTCTGGAACTGCGGATTCGCCACGCTTTGGCGCTAATCCAGTCGCTCGGCTGGTTGCTCGCTCCGCCAATGCTGCGGATTGCTCTTGCACTTCCCTTCTTCCGCTCTGGTCTTACTCGATGGGACGGCTTTCTGTCCATTTCACCGGCAACGCTGTTTCTGTTCGAGAATCAATTCAAAGTCCACGTCTTCGGCGGCGCCTACAATTTTCCGGCGCCTGACATTGTCGCTTTCATCGTAGCCGTAGCGGAAATCACGCTCCCTGTTTTTCTCGTGCTGGGACTTGCGACCCGGTTCGCGGCTCTCGCTCTGCTGCTCATGACCGCGGTGATCCAATTGGTGTTTCCCGACGGCTGGGCAAATTTCCACCTCTATTGGGCTTCGCTTGCCGTTGCGATCATGGCGCTGGGTGCGGGACCTCTGTCGCTCGATCGCTTGATAAGCCACCGGCTAGTGTTCCGTTCCGCTGATTCGCGAACAAAGTCTGTGTAG